Proteins encoded by one window of Methylovirgula ligni:
- a CDS encoding disulfide bond formation protein B: protein MTATDFRNVQAAHVAGLILLIAAATIGGAWIFQAFGYAPCELCLKERIPYYVGVPVAAVAFAFAVNQSRGLTRVGFVLLFLIFAFSAGFGIYHAGVEWRFWPGPTACTGSTLTKANSVQDFLHQLQTQKVVRCDAVAIRILGLSLAGWNALISAVLALLAIWGLRKAA, encoded by the coding sequence GTGACCGCGACGGATTTTCGAAATGTGCAGGCCGCGCACGTTGCGGGCCTGATCCTCCTGATCGCCGCCGCGACGATTGGCGGCGCCTGGATCTTCCAGGCTTTCGGCTACGCGCCCTGCGAACTCTGCCTGAAAGAGCGCATCCCCTATTACGTGGGCGTTCCGGTCGCCGCCGTGGCATTCGCCTTCGCGGTGAATCAGTCGCGCGGCTTGACGCGCGTCGGCTTTGTCCTGCTGTTTCTGATCTTCGCGTTCAGCGCGGGTTTTGGCATCTATCACGCGGGCGTCGAATGGCGCTTCTGGCCGGGGCCGACCGCCTGCACCGGCAGCACGCTGACCAAGGCGAATTCGGTACAGGACTTTTTGCATCAATTGCAGACGCAGAAAGTCGTGCGTTGCGATGCGGTGGCGATCCGCATCCTCGGCCTCTCGCTCGCCGGTTGGAACGCTTTGATTTCGGCGGTGCTGGCGCTGCTCGCGATTTGGGGCCTGCGCAAGGCCGCCTGA
- a CDS encoding YqaA family protein, with product MFNRLYRWTLSLANSPHATWALAAIAFAESSFFPIPPDTILVPMVLARPKRAFFYALVATLASVAGGILGYAIGALLYETLGKWLIHLYGYGSRVEEVRALYAHWGWAFILIKGMTPIPFKIVTITSGLLAYSLPLFILLSLITRGARFFLEAALLNRYGAPINGLLEKYFGYFLLLLAAAVILGFVIAAHLA from the coding sequence ATGTTCAACAGACTTTATCGATGGACGCTTTCGCTTGCCAACAGCCCCCATGCCACCTGGGCGCTGGCGGCAATCGCTTTCGCTGAAAGTTCGTTCTTTCCCATCCCCCCGGACACGATCCTGGTGCCGATGGTGCTGGCACGTCCGAAGCGCGCCTTCTTCTACGCCTTGGTGGCAACGCTCGCCTCCGTGGCCGGGGGCATCCTCGGCTATGCCATCGGCGCGCTGCTTTATGAGACGCTCGGCAAATGGCTCATCCATCTTTACGGCTACGGGTCGCGGGTCGAGGAAGTACGCGCGCTCTATGCGCACTGGGGCTGGGCCTTCATCCTCATCAAGGGCATGACGCCGATCCCGTTCAAGATCGTGACGATCACCAGCGGTCTTCTCGCCTATAGCCTGCCGCTTTTTATTCTGCTCTCGCTCATCACCCGCGGTGCGCGCTTCTTTCTGGAAGCCGCCTTGCTCAATCGCTATGGCGCGCCGATCAACGGACTGCTGGAGAAATACTTCGGCTATTTTCTGCTGCTTCTTGCTGCCGCCGTAATTCTCGGCTTTGTCATCGCCGCGCATCTGGCGTGA
- a CDS encoding ABC-F family ATP-binding cassette domain-containing protein encodes MAAPLLTLQSIRLSFGSTPLLTEAELTVGAGERLCLVGRNGSGKSTLLKIAAGLIEADSGRRFLQPDASLRYLPQEPDFSGFATALDYVVEGLNPVDGLYVGRALLNELGLSGDENPALLSGGQARRVALARVLAPEPDILLLDEPTNHLDLPAIEWLEAKLASLRSALVLISHDRRFLHNLTRKTVWLDRGITFNRDRGFAEFEAWRDQMLEEEELKQHKLARKIAAEEDWLRYGVTARRKRNQKRLGDLQGLRKAHREHQRAVGQVKFAASETGATPALVIETRDIAKAYDTRPIVRDFSVRILRGDRLGLVGANGAGKTTLINLLTGVLAPDTGEVKQGAGLAMASLDQNRTSLDPKTSLKDALTGGGSDFVEVAGARKHVIGYMRDFLFGPEQAGTPIGRLSGGERGRLMLARALAQPTNLLVLDEPTNDLDLETLDLLQELLTDYKGTVILVSHDRDFLDRVASSVLVAEGDGRWTEYAGGYSDMVGQRGRGLGAAPVLKSARGRADPKGHTGAPPKSKRKLSFKEKHALETMPARMEKLRTDAARHKAVLADAELYRSDRAKFTSATEALANATAELAKAEEEWLALEILREEIEGAG; translated from the coding sequence ATGGCCGCTCCGCTCCTCACCCTCCAATCCATTCGTCTCAGCTTTGGCAGCACGCCGCTTTTGACCGAGGCCGAGCTTACGGTCGGCGCCGGCGAGCGGCTCTGCCTTGTCGGCCGCAACGGCTCGGGCAAATCGACCCTTCTCAAGATCGCCGCCGGGCTGATCGAGGCGGACAGCGGGCGCCGCTTTCTCCAGCCCGATGCCAGCCTGCGCTATCTGCCGCAGGAGCCGGACTTTTCCGGCTTCGCCACGGCGCTGGATTATGTCGTCGAGGGTCTGAACCCGGTCGATGGCCTGTACGTCGGCCGTGCCCTGCTGAATGAGCTTGGCCTGAGCGGTGACGAGAACCCGGCGCTGCTGTCGGGCGGCCAAGCGCGGCGCGTGGCGCTGGCGCGGGTTCTCGCGCCCGAGCCCGATATTCTGCTCCTCGATGAGCCGACCAATCACCTCGATCTGCCGGCCATCGAATGGCTGGAGGCCAAGCTCGCCTCGCTGCGTTCGGCCCTCGTGCTCATCAGCCACGACAGGCGCTTCCTGCACAATCTGACGCGGAAAACCGTCTGGCTCGATCGTGGCATCACCTTCAACCGCGACCGTGGCTTCGCCGAATTCGAGGCCTGGCGCGATCAGATGCTCGAAGAAGAGGAACTGAAACAGCATAAGCTCGCGCGCAAGATCGCGGCCGAGGAAGACTGGCTGCGCTACGGCGTCACCGCCCGGCGCAAGCGAAACCAGAAGCGGCTCGGCGATCTTCAGGGCTTGCGCAAGGCGCATCGCGAGCACCAACGCGCGGTTGGCCAGGTGAAATTCGCCGCCAGCGAAACCGGCGCCACGCCCGCGCTGGTCATCGAGACGCGCGACATCGCCAAAGCCTATGACACCCGGCCCATCGTCCGGGATTTCTCGGTGCGGATTCTGCGCGGCGACCGGCTCGGCCTCGTCGGCGCCAATGGCGCGGGCAAGACGACGCTCATCAACCTTCTCACCGGCGTGCTCGCGCCGGATACGGGCGAGGTGAAGCAGGGCGCTGGCCTCGCCATGGCGAGCCTCGACCAGAACCGCACCTCGCTCGATCCGAAGACGAGCCTGAAGGACGCCCTGACCGGCGGCGGCAGCGATTTTGTCGAGGTCGCGGGCGCGCGCAAACATGTCATCGGCTATATGCGCGACTTTCTCTTTGGCCCGGAGCAGGCAGGCACGCCGATCGGCCGCCTATCCGGCGGTGAGCGCGGCCGGCTGATGCTGGCGCGCGCTCTTGCGCAGCCGACCAATCTGCTGGTGCTCGACGAGCCGACCAACGATCTCGATCTCGAAACGCTCGACCTGCTGCAGGAATTGCTGACCGATTACAAAGGCACCGTGATTCTCGTCAGCCATGATCGCGATTTTCTCGACCGTGTCGCCTCCTCGGTGCTTGTCGCCGAGGGTGACGGCCGCTGGACGGAATATGCAGGCGGCTATTCCGACATGGTGGGTCAGCGCGGCCGCGGTCTCGGCGCCGCCCCGGTGCTGAAGTCGGCGCGGGGAAGGGCCGACCCCAAGGGACACACGGGCGCGCCGCCCAAGAGCAAACGCAAGTTGTCCTTCAAGGAAAAGCACGCGCTGGAAACCATGCCGGCGCGGATGGAAAAACTGCGCACTGATGCGGCGCGGCATAAGGCCGTGCTGGCGGATGCCGAACTTTACCGCAGCGACCGGGCGAAATTCACCAGCGCGACTGAGGCCCTCGCCAATGCGACGGCCGAGCTTGCCAAGGCCGAGGAAGAGTGGCTGGCGCTCGAAATTCTGCGCGAGGAAATCGAAGGGGCGGGTTAA
- the msrB gene encoding peptide-methionine (R)-S-oxide reductase MsrB: protein MLTRRGFSIAAAGVAALGFTRLAHGQAAKAAPSYEVTHTDAEWRQLLTPDQYGVLRQKDTERAFTSPLLNEHRAGVFACAGCNLPAFSSKTKFDSGTGWPSFWAPLPNAVNEAEDNSFGMVRTEISCRRCGGHLGHVFDDGPKPTGLRYCMNGVALKFIPDKAA from the coding sequence ATGCTGACCCGCAGAGGTTTTTCCATCGCCGCAGCAGGGGTCGCCGCTCTCGGCTTCACCCGTCTGGCCCACGGACAGGCCGCCAAAGCCGCGCCGAGCTACGAAGTCACCCATACCGACGCGGAATGGCGCCAGCTTTTGACGCCCGATCAATACGGGGTGCTGCGCCAGAAAGACACCGAGCGCGCCTTCACCAGCCCGCTGCTGAACGAGCATCGCGCCGGCGTTTTTGCCTGCGCCGGCTGTAACTTGCCGGCCTTCTCGTCGAAAACCAAGTTCGACAGCGGCACCGGCTGGCCGAGTTTCTGGGCGCCGCTGCCCAATGCGGTGAACGAGGCTGAGGACAATTCCTTCGGCATGGTGCGCACGGAGATTTCGTGCCGGCGCTGCGGCGGCCATCTGGGCCATGTCTTCGATGACGGGCCGAAGCCGACCGGCCTGCGCTATTGCATGAACGGCGTCGCGCTGAAGTTCATTCCCGACAAAGCCGCCTGA
- a CDS encoding cytochrome c biogenesis protein DipZ translates to MLIAVIAYLGGVLTILSPCILPVLPFVFARADQPFLKAGLPLLAGMALTFAAVATLAAVGGGWAVRANELGRDAALVLLAIFGVTLLIPSIADRLTRPIVALGDRLSQSAATEAHAGEKILSSFVLGIATGLLWAPCAGPILGLVLTGAALQGANAKTSLLLLAYAAGAATSLACALLIGGRVFATMKRALGAGEWVRRGLGIAVLAGVAAIALGFDTGFLARLSAAPTNALEQALIEKATPAKPATPVVMSDGAGAMMMSSHHPTAATALPIEGIMPSLAGATQWLNSPPLTAEGLRGKVVLVDFWTYSCINCLRTLPYVRAWAEKYKDKGLVVIGVHAPEFAFEKNIDNVRRAVGELGITYPVAIDNDYAIWQGFNNEFWPAHYFIDAQGRIRHHHFGEGDYAGSEKIIQQLLAEAGRNTDAANIDAGNIVKVSAGGAEAAPDMADVQSPETYIGYDRAQNFASTENAARNMPHVYALAPKLALNQWGLTGDWTVGGEHAALNARDGWITYRFHARDLHLVLGPGEAGKPVRFHILIDGHTPGADHGADVDATGNGTVTEQRLYQLVRQKGSVTDRTFEIQFLDPGVEAFAFTFG, encoded by the coding sequence ATGCTGATTGCGGTCATCGCCTATCTCGGCGGCGTGTTGACGATCCTCAGCCCGTGCATTCTGCCGGTGCTGCCCTTCGTCTTCGCCCGGGCTGACCAGCCTTTCCTGAAGGCCGGGCTGCCGCTCCTCGCCGGCATGGCGCTGACCTTCGCCGCCGTGGCGACGCTTGCCGCGGTCGGGGGCGGCTGGGCCGTGCGTGCCAATGAACTCGGCCGCGACGCCGCGCTGGTGCTGCTGGCCATATTCGGCGTGACCCTGCTTATCCCCTCGATTGCCGACAGATTGACCCGGCCGATTGTCGCACTCGGCGACCGGCTGTCGCAATCGGCGGCGACCGAAGCGCACGCCGGCGAAAAGATTCTCTCCTCTTTCGTGCTGGGCATTGCCACGGGTCTGCTCTGGGCGCCATGCGCCGGGCCGATCCTCGGCCTCGTTCTGACGGGCGCGGCATTGCAAGGCGCCAATGCCAAAACCTCGCTCCTGCTGCTCGCCTATGCGGCCGGCGCGGCGACCTCGCTGGCCTGCGCTCTGCTGATTGGCGGGCGCGTCTTCGCCACGATGAAACGCGCGCTCGGCGCAGGCGAATGGGTGCGCCGCGGACTGGGCATCGCGGTGCTCGCCGGTGTCGCCGCAATCGCGTTGGGTTTCGACACCGGTTTTCTGGCCCGGCTTTCGGCCGCGCCGACCAATGCGCTGGAGCAGGCGCTGATCGAAAAGGCTACGCCAGCGAAGCCGGCAACGCCCGTCGTCATGAGCGACGGCGCGGGCGCGATGATGATGTCGTCGCACCATCCCACCGCTGCGACGGCTCTGCCTATCGAGGGCATCATGCCCTCGCTCGCGGGCGCGACGCAATGGCTGAACTCGCCGCCGCTGACTGCGGAAGGCTTGCGCGGAAAAGTCGTGCTGGTCGATTTCTGGACTTACTCCTGCATCAATTGCCTGCGCACGCTGCCTTACGTCCGCGCCTGGGCCGAAAAGTACAAAGACAAGGGCCTCGTCGTCATCGGCGTACACGCGCCGGAATTCGCCTTCGAAAAGAATATCGACAACGTGCGCCGCGCGGTCGGCGAACTCGGCATCACCTATCCCGTCGCGATCGACAATGATTATGCGATCTGGCAGGGGTTCAACAACGAATTCTGGCCCGCGCATTATTTCATCGATGCGCAAGGCCGCATCCGCCACCATCATTTCGGCGAAGGCGATTACGCCGGGTCGGAGAAAATCATCCAGCAGCTTCTGGCCGAAGCGGGACGGAACACTGATGCCGCCAACATTGACGCAGGCAACATCGTCAAAGTCTCGGCTGGCGGCGCCGAGGCCGCGCCGGATATGGCGGACGTGCAATCGCCCGAAACCTATATCGGTTATGATCGGGCGCAGAATTTTGCTTCGACGGAGAATGCGGCGCGGAACATGCCGCATGTCTACGCACTCGCGCCGAAACTCGCGCTAAACCAATGGGGCCTGACCGGCGATTGGACGGTCGGTGGCGAGCACGCGGCCCTCAATGCGCGGGACGGCTGGATCACCTACCGGTTTCACGCGCGGGATTTACACCTCGTGCTGGGGCCGGGCGAAGCCGGCAAGCCAGTGCGCTTTCACATTCTTATCGATGGCCACACGCCGGGCGCCGATCACGGCGCCGATGTGGACGCTACGGGCAACGGGACGGTAACGGAGCAGAGGCTTTATCAACTGGTCCGGCAAAAGGGCTCCGTCACAGACCGTACATTCGAAATTCAATTTCTCGACCCCGGCGTCGAGGCTTTCGCTTTCACATTCGGATAG
- the msrA gene encoding peptide-methionine (S)-S-oxide reductase MsrA — MSQRHMILGLGAAALIATGALWSSSHGSAAPAMRVPAPAIDEAPQAESETAVVAGGCFWGVQGVFQHVRGVAQALSGYSGGSAANAHYELVGTGQTGHAESVRITFDPRIVSYGQILQIYFSVATDPTELNRQGPDVGSQYRSVIFAAGDSQRKVASAYIAQLDKAHIFDAKIETHVDPFKSFYPAEAYHQDFATLHPDDGYIAENDLPKIDNLRRLFPALYQAEPRLVGTAAE; from the coding sequence ATGTCACAACGACACATGATTTTGGGCCTCGGCGCGGCGGCGCTGATCGCAACCGGAGCCCTGTGGTCAAGCTCGCATGGCAGCGCCGCACCGGCGATGCGTGTGCCGGCGCCCGCCATTGATGAGGCGCCGCAAGCGGAAAGCGAAACCGCCGTCGTCGCCGGCGGCTGTTTCTGGGGCGTGCAAGGCGTCTTTCAGCATGTGAGGGGCGTCGCGCAGGCGCTCTCCGGCTATTCTGGCGGCAGCGCGGCGAACGCGCATTACGAGCTTGTCGGCACCGGCCAGACCGGCCATGCGGAATCCGTGCGGATCACCTTCGATCCGCGGATCGTCAGCTACGGGCAGATCCTGCAGATCTATTTCTCGGTCGCGACCGATCCGACGGAGTTGAACCGGCAAGGCCCGGATGTCGGCAGTCAATACCGCTCGGTCATTTTCGCCGCGGGGGATAGCCAGAGAAAGGTCGCCTCGGCCTATATCGCGCAACTGGACAAGGCGCATATCTTCGACGCGAAGATCGAGACGCACGTCGATCCGTTCAAGAGCTTCTATCCGGCCGAAGCCTATCATCAGGATTTCGCGACGCTGCATCCCGACGATGGCTATATCGCCGAGAACGATCTGCCGAAGATCGACAATTTGCGCCGTCTGTTCCCGGCGCTCTATCAGGCAGAGCCGAGACTGGTGGGAACGGCAGCGGAATAG
- a CDS encoding F0F1 ATP synthase subunit epsilon produces MPTFPFELVSPEKLVFSGEVEAVVVPGVEGEFTVLKDHAPTLALLKPGIIEYDQSQSQKTRLFVRGGFAQIAPDGLTILAEQAIALEELDAAKLDADLKNAEEDVADAKSNEARRVATEKRDQLNELKAALKL; encoded by the coding sequence ATGCCGACTTTTCCCTTTGAACTCGTCTCGCCGGAAAAACTTGTCTTCTCGGGCGAGGTCGAGGCGGTCGTCGTCCCTGGCGTCGAGGGCGAGTTCACGGTGCTGAAGGACCATGCGCCGACGCTCGCTTTGCTGAAGCCGGGCATCATTGAATACGATCAATCGCAGTCGCAGAAGACGCGGCTCTTCGTCCGTGGCGGCTTCGCGCAGATCGCGCCGGACGGCTTGACGATCCTCGCCGAGCAGGCCATCGCGCTCGAGGAACTCGATGCCGCCAAGCTCGACGCCGATCTCAAGAATGCAGAAGAAGACGTCGCCGACGCGAAGTCCAACGAGGCGCGCCGCGTCGCGACGGAGAAGCGCGATCAGCTCAATGAGCTGAAGGCGGCGCTGAAGCTGTAA
- the atpD gene encoding F0F1 ATP synthase subunit beta, whose product MADETKSIGHITQVIGAVIDVKFDDHLPAILNALETQNGGNRLVLEVAQHLGENTVRTIAMDVSEGLVRGQEVIDTGAPISVPVGDETLGRIMNVIGQPVDEAGPIQTTARRAIHQPAPSYADQATEAQILETGIKVVDLLAPYAKGGKIGLFGGAGVGKTVLIMELINNIAKAHGGYSVFAGVGERTREGNDLYHEMIESKVNVDPHENNGSAAGSKCALVYGQMNEPPGARMRVALSGLTVAEDFRDKGQDVLFFVDNIFRFTQAGSEVSALLGRIPSAVGYQPTLATDMGDLQERITTTNKGSITSVQAIYVPADDLTDPAPAASFAHLDATTVLSRTIAEKGIYPAVDPLDSTSRMLSPLVVGEEHYNVARQVQQILQRYKSLQDIIAILGMDELSEEDKLTVARARKIERFLSQPFHVAEVFTGSPGKLVSLADTIKGFKGLIEGKYDNLPEAAFYMVGSIDEAVQKAERLAKEAA is encoded by the coding sequence ATGGCCGACGAAACCAAGTCCATTGGTCACATCACCCAGGTGATTGGCGCCGTCATCGACGTCAAGTTCGACGATCACCTGCCGGCGATCTTGAACGCGCTTGAGACGCAGAACGGCGGCAACCGCCTGGTGCTCGAAGTGGCGCAGCACCTCGGCGAGAACACGGTACGCACCATCGCGATGGACGTCTCCGAAGGTCTCGTGCGCGGCCAGGAGGTCATCGACACCGGCGCGCCGATCAGCGTGCCCGTCGGCGACGAGACGCTGGGCCGCATCATGAACGTCATCGGCCAGCCGGTCGATGAGGCCGGTCCGATCCAGACCACGGCCCGCCGCGCCATCCATCAGCCGGCGCCCTCCTATGCCGATCAGGCGACGGAAGCGCAGATTCTCGAAACCGGCATCAAGGTCGTCGATCTGCTCGCGCCTTATGCGAAGGGCGGCAAGATCGGCCTCTTCGGCGGCGCCGGCGTCGGCAAGACCGTGCTGATCATGGAACTCATCAACAATATCGCCAAGGCGCACGGCGGCTATTCCGTCTTCGCCGGTGTCGGCGAGCGCACGCGCGAGGGCAACGACCTCTACCACGAGATGATCGAGTCGAAGGTCAACGTCGATCCGCATGAAAACAACGGTTCGGCCGCGGGTTCGAAATGCGCCCTCGTCTATGGCCAGATGAACGAGCCGCCGGGCGCGCGCATGCGCGTCGCGCTCTCCGGCCTCACCGTGGCGGAAGATTTCCGCGACAAGGGCCAGGACGTTCTGTTCTTCGTTGACAACATCTTCCGCTTCACTCAGGCGGGCTCGGAAGTGTCGGCGCTGCTCGGCCGCATTCCGTCGGCCGTCGGCTATCAGCCGACGCTTGCGACCGACATGGGCGATCTGCAGGAGCGCATCACGACGACCAACAAGGGCTCGATCACCTCGGTGCAGGCGATTTATGTCCCGGCCGACGATTTGACCGACCCGGCCCCCGCGGCCTCCTTCGCCCATCTCGACGCGACCACCGTGCTCTCGCGCACCATCGCGGAAAAGGGCATCTATCCGGCGGTCGATCCGCTCGACTCGACCTCGCGCATGCTCTCGCCGCTCGTCGTCGGCGAGGAGCATTACAATGTCGCCCGCCAGGTGCAGCAGATCCTCCAGCGCTATAAGTCGCTGCAGGACATCATCGCCATCCTGGGCATGGACGAGCTTTCCGAAGAGGACAAGCTGACCGTCGCCCGCGCCCGCAAAATCGAACGCTTCCTGTCGCAACCTTTCCACGTCGCGGAAGTTTTCACTGGCTCACCCGGCAAGCTCGTGTCGCTCGCCGACACGATCAAGGGCTTCAAGGGCCTGATCGAGGGCAAGTACGACAATCTGCCGGAAGCCGCTTTCTACATGGTCGGTTCGATCGACGAAGCGGTGCAGAAGGCCGAGCGTCTCGCAAAGGAAGCCGCCTGA
- a CDS encoding F0F1 ATP synthase subunit gamma: MPSLKDLRNRIASVKATQKITKAMQMVAAAKLRRAQLAAEAARPFAERMEKVLTGVSAGFCGTKPPLLGGTGSDARQLLIVCTAERGLCGAFNSSIARLARDKAVELQAQGKTVKILCVGRKGYELLKRQFGAQIIETIELRGVRQLGFGNADEIGRKIIALFEKGEFDVATLFFSRFRSVIAQIPTALQIIPAELPGGGGHASVHYETEPEPNELLSQLLPRNISVQVFRALLENAASEQGARMSAMDNATRNAGEMIKKQTLKYNRTRQAMITKELIEIISGAEAL, encoded by the coding sequence ATGCCCTCGTTGAAGGACCTGCGCAATCGCATCGCCTCGGTCAAGGCGACGCAGAAGATCACCAAGGCGATGCAGATGGTCGCCGCGGCCAAGCTGCGCCGCGCGCAATTGGCGGCCGAGGCGGCGCGGCCCTTCGCCGAGCGTATGGAAAAAGTACTGACCGGCGTTTCCGCCGGCTTCTGCGGTACCAAGCCGCCGCTGCTCGGCGGTACGGGCAGCGATGCCCGCCAGCTTCTTATCGTCTGCACGGCCGAGCGCGGCCTCTGCGGCGCTTTCAATTCCTCGATCGCGCGTCTCGCGCGCGACAAGGCGGTGGAGCTTCAGGCGCAGGGCAAGACGGTCAAGATCCTGTGCGTCGGGCGTAAGGGCTACGAGCTTCTGAAGCGCCAGTTCGGCGCGCAGATCATCGAAACCATCGAATTGCGCGGCGTGCGCCAGCTCGGCTTCGGCAATGCCGACGAGATCGGCCGCAAGATCATCGCTCTTTTCGAAAAGGGCGAGTTCGACGTCGCGACGCTGTTCTTCTCGCGCTTCCGCTCGGTGATCGCGCAGATCCCGACGGCGTTACAGATCATCCCGGCGGAGCTTCCGGGCGGTGGCGGCCACGCGTCCGTCCATTACGAGACGGAGCCCGAGCCGAACGAGCTTCTCTCCCAGCTTTTGCCGCGCAATATCTCGGTGCAGGTGTTCCGCGCGCTTCTCGAAAACGCCGCCTCCGAGCAGGGCGCGCGGATGAGCGCGATGGACAACGCCACGCGCAACGCCGGTGAAATGATCAAGAAGCAGACATTGAAATACAACCGCACACGTCAGGCGATGATTACGAAAGAACTCATCGAAATCATCTCCGGCGCCGAGGCGCTCTAA
- the atpA gene encoding F0F1 ATP synthase subunit alpha — protein sequence MDIRAAEISSILKKEIANFGTEAEVTEVGQVLSVGDGIARVYGLDNVQAGEMVAFESGVRGMALNLESDNVGIVIFGSDRDIKEGQTVKRTGAIVDVPVGKELLGRVVDALGNPIDGKGRINAQRRARVDVKAPGIIPRKSVHEPMSTGLKAIDALIPIGRGQRELIIGDRQTGKTAVALDAILNQKSINQGTDESAKLYCVYVAVGQKRSTVAQFVKVLEEHGALEYSIVVAATASDPAPMQFLAPFAGCAMGEYFRDNGMHALIVYDDLSKQAVAYRQMSLLLRRPPGREAYPGDVFYLHSRLLERAAKLNDEHGNGSLTALPVIETQANDVSAYIPTNVISITDGQIFLETDLFYQGVRPAVNVGLSVSRVGSSAQTKSMKKVAGKIKGELAQYREMAAFAQFGSDLDATTQRLLARGSRLTELLKQAQFSPLKIEEQVAVIYAGVNGYLDALPVNRVKPFEDGLLALLRSSHPDLLATIRDSKDLSDDSAAKLKSIVETYAKSFA from the coding sequence ATGGATATCCGCGCCGCAGAGATTTCATCGATCCTGAAAAAAGAGATCGCCAATTTCGGGACTGAGGCTGAAGTCACCGAGGTAGGTCAGGTTCTTTCGGTCGGTGACGGCATCGCCCGTGTTTATGGCCTCGACAATGTCCAGGCCGGTGAAATGGTCGCCTTCGAGAGCGGCGTGCGCGGCATGGCGCTGAACCTCGAGAGCGACAACGTCGGCATCGTCATTTTCGGCTCCGACCGCGACATCAAGGAAGGCCAGACCGTCAAGCGCACCGGCGCCATCGTTGACGTTCCGGTCGGCAAGGAGCTGCTCGGCCGCGTCGTCGACGCGCTCGGCAATCCCATCGACGGCAAGGGCCGGATCAACGCCCAGCGCCGCGCCCGCGTCGACGTCAAGGCGCCCGGCATCATTCCGCGCAAATCGGTGCATGAGCCGATGTCCACCGGCCTCAAGGCGATCGACGCGCTGATCCCGATCGGCCGCGGCCAGCGCGAGCTCATCATCGGCGACCGCCAGACCGGCAAGACCGCCGTGGCGCTCGATGCGATCCTCAATCAGAAGTCGATCAATCAGGGCACCGACGAAAGCGCCAAGCTCTATTGCGTCTATGTCGCCGTCGGCCAGAAGCGCTCGACAGTCGCGCAATTCGTCAAAGTGCTCGAAGAGCATGGCGCGCTCGAATATTCGATCGTCGTCGCCGCCACGGCTTCCGACCCCGCGCCGATGCAGTTCCTGGCGCCGTTCGCCGGCTGCGCCATGGGCGAGTATTTCCGCGACAACGGCATGCACGCGCTGATCGTCTATGACGATCTCTCGAAGCAGGCCGTCGCCTATCGCCAGATGTCGCTGCTGCTGCGCCGCCCGCCGGGTCGCGAAGCCTATCCGGGCGACGTGTTCTATCTCCACTCGCGCCTGCTGGAGCGCGCCGCCAAGCTCAACGACGAGCACGGCAATGGCTCGCTCACCGCGCTGCCGGTCATCGAGACGCAGGCCAACGACGTTTCGGCCTATATTCCGACCAACGTCATCTCGATCACCGACGGCCAGATCTTCCTGGAGACGGACCTCTTCTATCAAGGCGTCCGTCCGGCGGTGAACGTCGGCCTCTCGGTCTCGCGCGTCGGCTCCTCGGCGCAGACGAAGTCGATGAAAAAGGTCGCCGGCAAGATCAAGGGCGAGCTGGCGCAATATCGCGAGATGGCCGCGTTCGCGCAGTTCGGCTCCGATCTCGACGCGACGACGCAGCGGCTGCTGGCGCGCGGTTCGCGCCTCACGGAGCTTCTGAAGCAGGCGCAGTTCTCGCCGCTGAAGATCGAGGAGCAGGTCGCCGTCATCTACGCCGGCGTCAACGGCTATCTCGATGCGCTGCCGGTCAACCGCGTCAAGCCGTTCGAGGATGGGCTGCTGGCGCTGCTGCGCTCCAGCCACCCGGATCTTCTGGCGACGATCCGCGATTCGAAGGATCTTTCGGACGATTCGGCCGCCAAGCTGAAATCGATCGTTGAGACCTACGCCAAATCCTTCGCGTGA